Below is a genomic region from Acidobacteriota bacterium.
CGTGGCAGCAGAAGCACACTCCGGCCACCACCGTGGCGGGCGGCAAAGTCTCGAGCCAATCGACGTGGCGCTGAGTGAGCCGGCTTCGGGTGAAGGTCCAACCGGGAGTTGTTTCCCCGTTGGGTGACGACCGGAGAAGCAACCGGTTCTGATTGCCCAGGATGCTCGCCAGGGGCCGGGCCATAATCAGGTCGGCGGTGCCATCCGGATCGAGGGGGCCGTACAGGCTGTCGCCCAGATTGGCGACATCCCGGATGCCCCGCCGGTCCAGATCTCCAAGACGGCCTCCAGGGCCCAGCGGTTGCCGTGGATGTCGGCGATGAGGACGAACACACCGTACATGGGACGAACAACTCGCTCGAGCGGTCGCTCAGTCGACGATGAACAGAGTCGCCCCGGTACGAGTTGCCGAACGGTGGGCGACGTCTCCGTCGGCCACCTGGTAGCTCATGCCGGCGGCCAGGTGCACACGGCGGCCATCCGCAAGCTCGGTGTCCAGCTCGCCGTCGAGCACGAGCAGGATGTGACCTTTCTGGCACCAGTGGTCGGCCACGTAGCCAGGGGAATACTCCACCATCCGCACCCGGATGTCGCCACACTGGCGGGTGCGCCACCGGGCTTCGCCAGTGGTGCCGGAATGGACGGTCGCCGCCACGGCGGACCAATCGGTGGTGTCGAAGGGGATGTTGTCGATATTCAAACGGAACCTCCTTCGGATTGGTTGATGATGCGGCGCGGGATGCATCGTCTGAGGTGAGCAGACAGTTTATTGTACGGAATCGACGCCGGTGCGTTTGAAGGTATTGTGCGGACGACCAGCCAATCGACCGCGGCCGGTGACAGCCAATGGAGCGGCCTGGCTGGTGGTGGCTCGAACTTGTGCGGCAGAAACTTGTCGGCCGCGGGGACATTCGGTCGGGTCAGATGGCGGCGTTCGGGAAGTGGTCTGAAAAAAGGGTCAGCACAACCAGGAAGAACTTGACCAGGTCGGCGCGCAACGCTTCATCGACGCTTCCCTCCTCGGTCAGCTCGTCGAGGCAACCGTCCCAGACGGTGTAAAACAACCGGGTCCACTCCTGAGACAACACCGGGTGGTCCCAGGCGTCGGCGGCGGATTTGTCGAAGAAGCGGTCCACGGCATCGATGGCGGCCAGCACATCATCCTTGCTGAAGGCCGGGGGCGGCGATTGAAGCCGCTCGTCAAAATATGTCTGCAGCGCGTAGACGTGGAAGACGCATTCGCCAAGGAATTCGGATTCAATCTGGTGGGATTCCTCGATGGCGGTAAACAGGCCGATGAGCCAAGGCTGGGTATCGTCGGCGAAATTGCGGAAGAGCGTTTCAATCTCCTCCTCGCTCAGGGCCCCCAGGCGGGCGTCCAGCTCATCGATGAAGGTGTGGAGAGTCTCGATTTTTGCCGCCGGATCTTGGCTCATGCCGGCCCCCCGTCTTATTCCTTGCCGCCGGCGGCTTTGAGTGCGTCCTTGATTTCCTGGCGGAATGCGTAGTAGAGGGCGGCGTGCCCTTTGTCATCCCTAAGGTTGACGTCGGCACCCGCCTGGATCAGGAGCTTAACCACTTCAGTCCTGTCATTGGCTGCCGCGGTGATCAGGGGCGTGCGGTATTCGAAACACTGGACATTGATGGCGGCCTTGTGAACCAACAGCAGCTGCACGACTTTGGCGTGCCCAGCCTCCGAGGCGATGAAAAGCGGCGTGCTGTTGAACCGGGTGCGGATTTCGGTCTTGGCGCCCCGCTTGAGGAGTTCCGCGACGACCTCGGCGTGACCTTGCTGGGCGGCGACGTACAGCGCGGTGGCTTTAGAGACACCAAACGGCTGATTGATATCAATACCTTTATCCAACAAGAGTTTGACGATCTCGAGGTGTCCGCCATAAGCGGCCTTCATCAGGGCCGAGTTGCCGTTCTTGTCGGCGGAGGCGGCGTTGGCGCCCTTGGCCAGCAGGAAGCGGACGACCTCAAGCTTGCCGCCGCCCGCGGCGAACTGCAAAGCGGTCCGACCGTTCTCGTCGCCGGCATCGATGCTCGCGCCCCTGGCGACCAGGGCCTTGACCTGCTCCAGGTTGCCGGCCTTGGCGGCGGCGATCAAGTCATCGTTGCTGCCGGCCGTTACGGTGAGCAGGCCGCAGCACAAGATGAGCGTACCCAGAATGATGGCACGACGCATGCAACTTTCCTCCTTGCGGGAACCGGTGACCGATAGCGGCCGGGACACCGGCGCTGGTCGAATCATAAGAGATGACAGCGCCGGATGCAAAGACGAAGATGCGAAAAATTTGATGAAGGTTTCGTCGAGCGGGGCGGGTTCGCCGCGCGGCCAGGGCCAACCGCCTGAAGCTGATCCGTTTGACGCGGTGCCGGCCGCGGCCCCAGCGTGAGAAGTTGGACAGCATTCTGCGGCGGCGGCATGAACAGGTTCGATCCGGGCCACGGACGAATGCCGGTGCGGACCGATTTGGATGAGTGTCGCCGCGCGTGTGCGACTGCGTCGGCAACTGCCTTCACCGATGCGCTCCCTTGAGCGTCAGTTCGCGCACGTCGATTCGAAAACGCCGTAGCAACGCGGCTACTTCCGGGGCGGTGAGGCGTCGGTTCCGCTGGATGCGCCGCCGTTCGCGCAGCACGTGCGGCATCAGTCGAAACGCTTCAGCGTAGGCTCGGACCAGGACGGCGAGCAGGCGGAACCGACTGTGTTCGCGGACAAAACGGCCGGAAGTGCCCGTCCGGCTGACCGCCCCCCATGCCAGCCACAGGTACCGCCGCAGGGTCCAGTAGGGGTTCTGAACCAACAAACCGGGGGGGAAATTCTTTAGTGCCAGAAGCAGTCGGTTGCGTTCCACCAGCAGGATTTTGTTCGGCGAGAATGCACCGGCGCTGGCGCTGTGGTGATGGTGCACCACCGCCTGCGGCACATACCAGGCCCGCCAGCCCAGCAGCCGCGCCCGCAAACCCAAGTCGGCGTCGTCTCCGTAAGCGAAGAACGCGTCGTCAAATCCGCCGGTCTGGGTGATCAGCTCGCGGTGGTAGAGGGCGGCGCAGCCGTCGGGCCAGAGTATCTCCTCCTCTTGGTCATACTGGCCGCGGTCGGCTTCACCCGTGCCTCGGCCGCGGTTCTGGCCATCGGGCCAGATCAGGTGGCCAGCCTTGTCGATGACGCCGGGTGTGCCGGTGAGCAGAATCTTGCCGCCGAGCATGCCGATGCGGGCCGCCGGATTGCCACGTGCCACCAGGCGGGCCAGCCAGTCGGGTTCGGCCACAGCATCGTTGTTGAGCAGGGCCAGCCATTCTCCGCGGGCATGGCGGAAAGCCAGATTGTTGCCGCCGGTGAAACCGGTGTTGGCGTCCAGCAGAAAAATCCGCACATTGGGTTGGGCACTCCAGCGGCGGATCGTGTCGGGGGAGCCGTCGGTGGAGCCATTGTCCACCACAAGGAGTTCGATCTGGGGGTAAGTCTGTTTTGCGACGGACTCCAGACAGGCTTCCAGGTAGGGTGCACCGTTCCAGTTGACCACGATCACGCTGACGAGGGGGCACGAACCGGTGTGGCGTATGGGTGTGGCTGGGACCACCTCAGGCATTGCAATCCTCATGGAACCGGATGCATGAAGCCGGGCCTGTGTCTGATCCGTTCATCGTGCCGTGCGTGTGCGTTTCGGGGGTGCCGAGATGATTGATGGCCGATGACATCAGCGCATTCTCGACCCGATGAGTAACTTCCGAAAAAACGACCATCATGTCACCGGCGGAAACTGAATTTGGGCGATCTTCTCGGCCATGTCGTGGGCCGGACTGAATGCCAGCTCGGCGGTGGCGATCCGGCTGGTCCGCAGGCGCAGCTCGGCGGTCACACCCAGGGGCACGCCGTCGGCGTAGGCCGCCACGGGGCGCTTGACCGGTTCCAGGGTGCGGAAGATCACCTGGCTGTCGAGGGCGAGCATCACCGCCTTCCAGCCGGGAGGCTCCAGCACGTTGGAGCCCACGAGCACCAGCGCCGGCGTTTCGAACAGCACGGGCGTGGCGCCCATGGCGCGGGCATAGGCGGTGGACCCTGCGGCGGTGGCCAGCAGGATGCCGTCGCCCATCAACCGGGAGATCCGTACTTCACCCCCCACCCGGACCTCCACCCAGGCGGTCTGACCGGTGCACCGTTCCACCCAGGCATCGTTGAACGCCAGCACGCCGGTGGTGATCCGGCCGTCGGGCGCCACCGCCTCCACGTGCAGGAGCGGGGCCTGGCGGACCACCAGCGGACCGGACGGCCAGCCGGCGGCAAAATCGGCGGCGCCGCTCAGGAGAAACCCGCGGTGACCGGTGTTGATGCCAATGAACGGCAGACGCTCGCGCCAGTGGCGGCGGATGGCGTGGAGCATGGTCCCGTCGCCGCCCACCACGAGGATGCAATTGGGCGAGCTCGCAGGTTCGGTACCGGCAAGGCGGGCGGCGAGTTCGCCGGCCTGTGGATTGGATTCGTCCACGACCAGGAGCGGGCGGGGCGGGTCCAGCCGCAGCGGCGCCGTGCGCACCGGGGGCCGGCCGCGGTAGAGTCCGTAGCGGTCGATGTATTCGGCCACCCGAGGGTCCAGCTGGTCGGTGACGGGTTCGTGGCGGAACAGTCGTTCGCGGACGTCGGCGCTGGACCCGGCGAGGTTCAGGTCGAAGAGACGGGAACGGGGCGGCCGGTCGAGGGGGATCAGCGGATGACCGGGCCGGGTGAACACGGCGAACCGCAGCTCCTGCCAGAGCGCCTCGCCTCGGGACCACCGCGTCTGGATGAAGGAGCGGCCCGCATTCCCGCCGCCCACGAGGTCGCTGCCCACCACGTGCCACACCTCCCCTTCGGCGGTGTAGCGGGTTTCCAGATCGTGGTTGCGGGTGAAGGTGCCTTCCTCGAGATCGAACAGATCCACGCGGACGTTGGCCAGCCCGCGGAACGCCATGTCAGCCATGGCCGCCCGATGAATGGATTCCACGTCCTGCATGGACGGCTTGTCGGGTCGCGGTCCCGAAGGGACCACCACGACGCGGTCGAACTGCCGGCTGAGCGCTTCGGCGATCGCTCGGTGGTGCCGACCGGGCGGATTGAACGCGCCGCCGAACACGGCGATGGAGGGACACATCGTAGACCTCCCCGCGGATGGCAAAATGAGATGCTTCCATTTCAGCACAAAGTCGGGTCGGGCACAACTGGGGGTTGCGGTGAGGGCGGCGCCGAAGCGCGAACACCGCAGGGTCGGTCCGTCGCCGGCCCGCGGTACAGACCGGCGTGTCGGCAGATGGCGAGGATGTCCGGGGCGATGAAGCGGCACAGCGCCGCATCGCCGGCCCCGGCGACCGCCAGCGCGCGGATCCGGGTGGCGGAGATGTCCCGCACCGCAGCGGGCACCCGAATCCGCCCGGCGGCGTCGCCCGACCGGCCGAACACCATCACTTGGCGGCGCAACCGGGCGAGGCGGCCGGCATCAGCCGCCGTCCACGGCAG
It encodes:
- a CDS encoding glycosyltransferase family 2 protein, whose amino-acid sequence is MPEVVPATPIRHTGSCPLVSVIVVNWNGAPYLEACLESVAKQTYPQIELLVVDNGSTDGSPDTIRRWSAQPNVRIFLLDANTGFTGGNNLAFRHARGEWLALLNNDAVAEPDWLARLVARGNPAARIGMLGGKILLTGTPGVIDKAGHLIWPDGQNRGRGTGEADRGQYDQEEEILWPDGCAALYHRELITQTGGFDDAFFAYGDDADLGLRARLLGWRAWYVPQAVVHHHHSASAGAFSPNKILLVERNRLLLALKNFPPGLLVQNPYWTLRRYLWLAWGAVSRTGTSGRFVREHSRFRLLAVLVRAYAEAFRLMPHVLRERRRIQRNRRLTAPEVAALLRRFRIDVRELTLKGAHR
- a CDS encoding ankyrin repeat domain-containing protein — translated: MRRAIILGTLILCCGLLTVTAGSNDDLIAAAKAGNLEQVKALVARGASIDAGDENGRTALQFAAGGGKLEVVRFLLAKGANAASADKNGNSALMKAAYGGHLEIVKLLLDKGIDINQPFGVSKATALYVAAQQGHAEVVAELLKRGAKTEIRTRFNSTPLFIASEAGHAKVVQLLLVHKAAINVQCFEYRTPLITAAANDRTEVVKLLIQAGADVNLRDDKGHAALYYAFRQEIKDALKAAGGKE